In the Neospora caninum Liverpool complete genome, chromosome Ia genome, one interval contains:
- a CDS encoding putative RNA recognition motif domain-containing protein, whose protein sequence is MAAPSFPPSRAAALAGDATLVPASSPESLEVSPSGGKVSPSQDAASAPLSLPASSPVRASSPNPSPATPSPEREGPVTPQTVSAPSPPLANGCPRTALASPSRPAPGRNVGALAAGEEGRAEEGAAGRGTSRQRGEKGTVYGGLHASLFPPLSAATAPQRGPGGAHAMGGNSPPVSDLVGGPPSLWEVYFTPDTKIPYFYNAISKHVQWQRPLPPKEYVDQLGHPVIPELNASPTPLPPGVGMKGATVLYGPLGSNLFVYHIPPEWTEQQFFRHFAPFGNVISCKIQTNSQTGKRSGFGFVSYDNQASAIAAIRSMNGYATCGKFLKVQLKKGEEHLLPPELAAQQSLAPHPGPSGGASGQPPQMHA, encoded by the exons ATGGCTGCGCCGTCTTTCCCGCCCTCGCGGGCCGCAGCGCTCGCCGGGGACGCGACTCTCGTGCCTGCGTCCTCTCCGGAGTCTCTcgaagtgtctccttctgGAGGAaaggtgtctccttcccagGACGCGGCGTCTGCCCCATTGTCACTTCCCGCAAGCAGTCCCGTTCGCGCCTCGAGCCCGAATCCCTCCCCCGCGACCCCGAGCCCTGAGCGCGAGGGGCCTGTGACCCCACagactgtctccgcgccctcgcctcctctggcGAACGGGTGTCCCCGAAcggccctcgcctcgccgtcgcgtccgGCGCCAGGCCGGAACGTCGGGGCGCTCGCGgctggcgaggaaggccgcgCGGAAGAGGGAGCGGCTGGCCGGGGGACCTCGAGGCAGcggggcgagaaagggacggTTTATGGTGGACTGCATGCGTCACTGTTCCCGCCGCTCTCGGCTGCGACGGCGCCCCAACGCGGCCCCGgaggcgcgcatgcaatGGGGGGAAACTCGCCCCCAGTCTCCGACCTCGTCGGCGGCCCACCCAGCTTGTGGGAAGTGTACTTTACTCCCGACACAAAGATCCCCTATTTTTACAACGCCATCTCCAAGCACGTTCAGTGGCAGCGGCCGCTGCCCCCAAAGGAATACGTTGACCAGCTCGGACATCCCGTCATTCCCGAGCTCAACGCGTCGC CGACTCCGTTGCCTCCCGGCGTCGGCATGAAGGGCGCGACAGTCTTGTACGGGCCTCTCGGTAGCAATTTGTTTGTTTACCACATTCCCCCGGAGTGGACCGAGCAGCAGTTCTTTCGGCACTTTGCGCCCTTCGGCAATGTGATCTCGTGCAAAATTCAAACGAATTCCCAGACTGGAAAACGCAGCG GCTTTGGTTTTGTCAGCTACGACAACCAGGCGAGTGCGATTGCGGCGATCCGCTCGATGAACGGCTACGCGACGTGCGGGAAATTCTTGAAAGTTCAGCTaaaaaagggcgaggagCATCTCCTCCCTCCCGAATTGGCCGCGCAGCAGTCGTTGGCGCCCCATCCGGGCCCCTCTGGCGGCGCGTCGGGCCAGCCTCcccagatgcatgcatga